From the genome of Argentina anserina chromosome 4, drPotAnse1.1, whole genome shotgun sequence, one region includes:
- the LOC126790585 gene encoding putative E3 ubiquitin-protein ligase LIN-1 isoform X1 gives MIYISLVIYISPSLSLIPENYVLFFFLMKINFVGNSMEAVASCSTIALVSSHNQERLDLKSIRAVVISINQCILKLIANAKTRNSIRVRCTSKLQNQKQDFFEFSDQSVISNLYWGIDSIEESITAEWPEEKAAQLRKAEQMLQVPALLDEDGVTAGISNSYLVCCSYFYLSVVRKLQKDEWQVALHFLQAVLVSPRLVQTEFVHDLYESLFPACAGSDRQEIRASKSLESNDKDEAIRQMTRIYRDWLMYYKVMLYGETRQGQGGKYSDILSPDKESIYYLHEKSTRLDYSNKNEHDHSLHTQWNYGKVHHFDPQEDILIEDELKTSIHISELEEYVKPTNVFNQATELNVKTREPLRHSSIKRLQDVLNDSQSDSPTSVESCSHHSAYDIESEVVDGGECSTRTASVDADFPERLQGSSSTSDQECKALSFSRVCQDPIPNKVIQVNNSMTLSRRFTNSINGLLTVSEHRDKRSKTLQNSYLQKECASQRNYRINQRDRQRTVARKKHSSHSQESSIELHLQSTKSSKSELLSITEKAISKLFHWEGLGNWDEDYAVEVTTIYQILCNKKGEKCVVLKDMILDQLLIGISASKEEKVIKVSVSILTTIVAANKSVIEDIKKKGLQLSDLASALKRNVHEAAILVYLMNPSPTEIKTLELLPALLGVVCSPKSYKGRPASLPTPLTASLMIIGVLVSSFDHATNNVHMAEISYPKVLHGLLDVARESNIEELISWATILVKCIQYDGNCRRYISGLAPMAPFSRLLECKMKHARCIALEFFHEVLCTPRSSATALLQRLQKEGSTNIMNSLMLCVQQLQPEYQLLAANLLLQLDTLDNSYCKSAFREEAMQVLLNLVASEESSTTQNLSAFILSNLGGTYSWEGEPYTVAWLVKKAGVTSLYQKNMIKGIHWLDDCLEDAGTDSWCSKIARSIINIGNPVFHSLVKGLKSTTRKVSRDCLIAIAWLGFEIAKSPESIRYSACEILLSGVEQFLHPGMELEERVLACLCIYNYASGKGMKKLTHFSEGVRESLRRLSHVTWMAEELHKVADYVLPNRSQRISCVHTQILEVGVNFSGAVRALMYYKGFLHGGYSDGSVKVWNIKGQSASLVWDMKEHKKAVTCFSLLESKDSLLSGSLDKTIRVWQVVHKKMECTEVIETKEPIRHLNTCGDMIFALTRSHGIKVNQDGCFPLLEMTSISYTLIPEEQEPKTSAVLWTKTKTWQLRINKKKLTRNDCLFQVFDASRKAKDICTNKKVKCMVVIQGKIYAGCKDSSIQELSTTSNRAQEIKSAAKFWNLRRRPINAVVTYKDWLYSASSTVEGSNLKEWKRHGTPQMSLKTGKREKVMAVGITEDFIYLNCSSSTNSIQIWLRGTQQKVGRISAGSRITSILTANDIILCGTEAGLIKGWIPL, from the exons ATGATTTATATCTCTCTCGTTATCTAtatctctccctctctttctcttatcCCAGAAAACTatgtcctctttttttttcttatgaaaATCAACTTTGTCGGTAACTCAATGGAAGCTGTAGCAAGCTGTTCTACAATTGCTTTGGTTTCATCTCATAATCAAGAGAGATTAGACCTCAAGTCCATCCGGGCGGTTGTCATATCAATCAATCAGTGCATTCTCAAACTCATAGCAAATGCCAAAACTAGAAACTCTATAAGGGTGAGATGTACCTCCaagcttcaaaatcagaaacaggATTTCTTCGAGTTCTCTGACCAGTCAGTCATATCAAATCTTTACTGGGGCATTGACAGCATTGAGGAATCAATTACCGCTGAATGGCCTGAAGAGAAAGCCGCTCAGCTGAGGAAGGCAGAGCAGATGCTACAAGTGCCTGCGCTGCTTGATGAGGATGGAGTCACAGCTGGAATTTCCAACAGTTATCTGGTGTGTTGCTCATACTTTTACCTCTCTGTGGTTCGAAAACTCCAAAAGGATGAGTGGCAGGTTGCATTGCATTTCCTACAGGCCGTGCTGGTCTCCCCGAGACTTGTTCAGACAGAATTTGTACATGACCTTTATGAAAGTTTATTCCCAGCCTGCGCCGGTTCTGATAGACAAGAAATAAGAGCGAGTAAGAGCTTGGAGTCAAATGACAAAGATGAAGCAATaaggcagatgacaaggatATACAGAGATTGGTTGATGTATTATAAGGTCATGCTATACGGAGAGACTCGTCAGGGTCAAGGTGGAAAATACAGTGACATTTTGTCCCCTGACAAAGAATCAATATATTATCT GCATGAGAAATCAACAAGGTTGGACTACTCAAATAAAAATGAGCATGACCACAGCTTGCACACTCAATGGAAT TATGGAAAGGTGCACCATTTTGACCCTCAAGAAGATATCCTCATAGAAGATGAACTGAAAACATCCATCCACATTTCAGAActtgaagaatatgtaaaaCCCACAAATGTCTTTAATCAAGCTACAGAGCTTAATGTTAAAACTAGAGAGCCCCTGAGGCATTCAAGTATTAAAAGACTCCAAGATGTGCTGAATGACTCTCAATCAGACTCACCAACTTCAGTGGAATCATGCTCTCATCATTCAGCTTATGACATTGAGTCAGAG GTCGTTGATGGAGGTGAGTGCTCAACCAGAACTGCAAGTGTAGATGCAGATTTTCCCGA GAGACTGCAGGGTTCTAGTTCCACATCAGACCAGGAGTGCAAAGCACTATCTTTTTCACGAGTCTGTCAGGATCCCATCCCTAACAAAGTCATTCAAGTAAATAATTCTATGACTCTTtcaaggagatttacaaattCCATCAATGGTTTACTAACAGTTTCAGAACATAGAGATAAAAGATCAAAGACCCTTCAGAATTCATATCTACAAAAGGAGTGTGCATCTCAGCGGAACTATAGGATCAACCAAAGGGATCGCCAAAGAACTGTTGCAAGGAAAAAACATAGTTCTCATAGCCAGGAAAGCTCTATTGAACTTCACCTACAGTCCACAAAAAGTTCAAAAAGTGAACTACTGAGTATTACTGAAAAAGCAATTTCAAAACTATTTCACTGGGAAGGATTGGGGAATTGGGATGAAGATTATGCTGTAGAAGTTACAACAATATATCAAATACTATGCAacaaaaaaggagaaaaatgtGTTGTCTTGAAAGACATGATATTGGATCAACTGCTCATAGGCATTTCAGCTTCTAAGGAGGAGAAAGTGATAAAGGTCTCAGTGTCTATACTAACTACTATTGTTGCAGCTAATAAGTCAGTTATTGAGGACATCAAGAAGAAAGGTCTGCAGTTATCAGATTTGGCAAGTGCTCTAAAAAGAAATGTTCATGAGGCAGCAATACTGGTTTATCTAATGAATCCATCTCCTACTGAAATTAAGACTTTAGAACTTTTACCTGCATTGTTGGGGGTCGTGTGCTCTCCAAAAAGTTATAAGGGTAGGCCAGCATCACTGCCAACACCGCTGACAGCATCACTAATGATTATTGGAGTTTTAGTATCTTCATTTGACCATGCCACAAATAATGTGCACATGGCTGAGATCAGCTATCCCAAAGTTCTTCATGGGCTCCTCGATGTTGCAAGAGAGAGTAACATTGAAGAATTGATCTCCTGGGCCACTATTCTTGTCAAATGCATACAGTATGACGGTAACTGCAGAAGATATATATCAGGATTAGCTCCAATGGCTCCATTTTCTCGTCTACTAGAATGTAAGATGAAGCATGCCAGGTGCATAGCGCTGGAATTTTTTCATGAAGTTCTCTGCACTCCAAG GTCATCAGCTACTGCATTGTTGCAGAGGCTGCAAAAAGAAGGAAGCACAAACATTATGAACTCTCTCATGCTTTGTGTCCAACAATTGCAACCTGAATACCAGCTTTTGGCAGCAAATCTGCTGCTTCAGTTAGATACACTA GATAACTCCTACTGTAAGAGTGCATTCAGAGAAGAAGCTATGCAGGTTCTTCTCAACTTAGTCGCATCTGAAGAAAGTTCCACCACACAGAACTTATCTGCGTTCATCTTATCAAATCTCGGTGGAACATATTCATGGGAAGGGGAACCATATACTGTAGCATGGTTGGTTAAAAAGGCAGGTGTGACTTCCTTGtatcaaaaaaatatgataaaAGGTATACATTGGCTGGATGATTGCTTAGAG GATGCTGGCACAGACTCATGGTGCAGCAAAATTGCCAGAAGCATCATTAACATTGGGAATCCTGTCTTTCATTCTTTAGTGAAGGGTCTTAAGAGCACAACAAGGAAGGTTTCTAGGGACTGTCTAATAGCCATAGCATGGcttgggtttgaaattgcaaaGAGTCCAGAAAGCATCAGATATTCAGCCTGTGAGATCTTACTTAGTGGAGTTGAGCAATTTTTGCATCCCGGAATGGAGCTAGAAGAACGAGTTCTAGCCTGTCTCTGCATATATAACTATGCTTCTGGAAAAG GGATGAAGAAACTAACACATTTCTCGGAAGGAGTGAGAGAATCACTAAGACGCTTATCACATGTAACCTGGATGGCAGAAGAGCTACATAAAGTAGCTGATTACGTTCTGCCAAACCGATCA CAGCGAATATCTTGTGTTCATACCCAAATTCTTGAGGTTGGAGTCAATTTCAGTGGAGCAGTACGTGCCCTCATGTATTACAAAGGATTTCTTCATGGTGGCTACTCAGATGGTTCTGTGAAG GTCTGGAACATAAAAGGACAATCAGCCTCACTTGTATGGGACATGAAGGAGCACAAAAAGGCAGTCACATGTTTTTCACTTCTTGAATCCAAGGACAGCCTTTTGAGTGGATCACTGGACAAAACTATCAGG GTCTGGCAAGTGGTCCACAAAAAAATGGAGTGCACTGAGGTGATAGAAACCAAGGAACCAATTCGGCATCTGAATACATGTGGGGACATGATATTTGCATTAACGCGCAGCCATGGGATTAAGGTAAATCAGGATGGTTGTTTTCCGCTATTGGAAATGACGTCTATAAGTTATACACTTATACCTGAAGAACAGGAACCTAAAACTTCAGCTGTCCTTTGGACTAAGACTAAAACATGGCAACTTAggatcaacaaaaaaaaattaactagAAATGACTGCCTTTTCCAGGTGTTTGATGCGTCAAGAAAGGCCAAAGATATTTGCACAAATAAAAAGGTGAAATGTATGGTGGTGATTCAGGGAAAGATTTATGCAGGATGCAAGGATTCAAGCATACAG GAGTTGTCTACAACAAGCAATCGAGCACAAGAGATCAAATCAGCAGCAAAATTTTGGAACCTGAGACGGAGACCCATAAATGCAGTTGTCACTTATAAAGATTGGCTTTACAGTGCAAGTTCAACCGTGGAAGGTTCAAACTTGAAG GAATGGAAAAGACACGGCACACCCCAAATGTCACTTAAAACCGGTAAAAGAGAAAAGGTGATGGCAGTGGGAATAACAGAAGACTTCATATACCTCAACTGCAGCTCATCGACAAACAGCATCCAG ATATGGCTAAGAGGGACACAACAGAAAGTGGGGAGAATTTCAGCAGGCAGCCGGATCACGAGTATCCTCACAGCCAATGACATTATCTTATGTGGTACCGAGGCCGGCCTAATCAAG GGATGGATCCCTCTGTAG
- the LOC126790585 gene encoding putative E3 ubiquitin-protein ligase LIN-1 isoform X4, translating to MIYISLVIYISPSLSLIPENYVLFFFLMKINFVGNSMEAVASCSTIALVSSHNQERLDLKSIRAVVISINQCILKLIANAKTRNSIRVRCTSKLQNQKQDFFEFSDQSVISNLYWGIDSIEESITAEWPEEKAAQLRKAEQMLQVPALLDEDGVTAGISNSYLVCCSYFYLSVVRKLQKDEWQVALHFLQAVLVSPRLVQTEFVHDLYESLFPACAGSDRQEIRASKSLESNDKDEAIRQMTRIYRDWLMYYKVMLYGETRQGQGGKYSDILSPDKESIYYLHEKSTRLDYSNKNEHDHSLHTQWNYGKVHHFDPQEDILIEDELKTSIHISELEEYVKPTNVFNQATELNVKTREPLRHSSIKRLQDVLNDSQSDSPTSVESCSHHSAYDIESEVVDGGECSTRTASVDADFPERLQGSSSTSDQECKALSFSRVCQDPIPNKVIQVNNSMTLSRRFTNSINGLLTVSEHRDKRSKTLQNSYLQKECASQRNYRINQRDRQRTVARKKHSSHSQESSIELHLQSTKSSKSELLSITEKAISKLFHWEGLGNWDEDYAVEVTTIYQILCNKKGEKCVVLKDMILDQLLIGISASKEEKVIKVSVSILTTIVAANKSVIEDIKKKGLQLSDLASALKRNVHEAAILVYLMNPSPTEIKTLELLPALLGVVCSPKSYKGRPASLPTPLTASLMIIGVLVSSFDHATNNVHMAEISYPKVLHGLLDVARESNIEELISWATILVKCIQYDGNCRRYISGLAPMAPFSRLLECKMKHARCIALEFFHEVLCTPRSSATALLQRLQKEGSTNIMNSLMLCVQQLQPEYQLLAANLLLQLDTLQDNSYCKSAFREEAMQVLLNLVASEESSTTQNLSAFILSNLGGTYSWEGEPYTVAWLVKKAGVTSLYQKNMIKGIHWLDDCLEDAGTDSWCSKIARSIINIGNPVFHSLVKGLKSTTRKVSRDCLIAIAWLGFEIAKSPESIRYSACEILLSGVEQFLHPGMELEERVLACLCIYNYASGKGMKKLTHFSEGVRESLRRLSHVTWMAEELHKVADYVLPNRSRISCVHTQILEVGVNFSGAVRALMYYKGFLHGGYSDGSVKVWNIKGQSASLVWDMKEHKKAVTCFSLLESKDSLLSGSLDKTIRVWQVVHKKMECTEVIETKEPIRHLNTCGDMIFALTRSHGIKVFDASRKAKDICTNKKVKCMVVIQGKIYAGCKDSSIQELSTTSNRAQEIKSAAKFWNLRRRPINAVVTYKDWLYSASSTVEGSNLKEWKRHGTPQMSLKTGKREKVMAVGITEDFIYLNCSSSTNSIQIWLRGTQQKVGRISAGSRITSILTANDIILCGTEAGLIKGWIPL from the exons ATGATTTATATCTCTCTCGTTATCTAtatctctccctctctttctcttatcCCAGAAAACTatgtcctctttttttttcttatgaaaATCAACTTTGTCGGTAACTCAATGGAAGCTGTAGCAAGCTGTTCTACAATTGCTTTGGTTTCATCTCATAATCAAGAGAGATTAGACCTCAAGTCCATCCGGGCGGTTGTCATATCAATCAATCAGTGCATTCTCAAACTCATAGCAAATGCCAAAACTAGAAACTCTATAAGGGTGAGATGTACCTCCaagcttcaaaatcagaaacaggATTTCTTCGAGTTCTCTGACCAGTCAGTCATATCAAATCTTTACTGGGGCATTGACAGCATTGAGGAATCAATTACCGCTGAATGGCCTGAAGAGAAAGCCGCTCAGCTGAGGAAGGCAGAGCAGATGCTACAAGTGCCTGCGCTGCTTGATGAGGATGGAGTCACAGCTGGAATTTCCAACAGTTATCTGGTGTGTTGCTCATACTTTTACCTCTCTGTGGTTCGAAAACTCCAAAAGGATGAGTGGCAGGTTGCATTGCATTTCCTACAGGCCGTGCTGGTCTCCCCGAGACTTGTTCAGACAGAATTTGTACATGACCTTTATGAAAGTTTATTCCCAGCCTGCGCCGGTTCTGATAGACAAGAAATAAGAGCGAGTAAGAGCTTGGAGTCAAATGACAAAGATGAAGCAATaaggcagatgacaaggatATACAGAGATTGGTTGATGTATTATAAGGTCATGCTATACGGAGAGACTCGTCAGGGTCAAGGTGGAAAATACAGTGACATTTTGTCCCCTGACAAAGAATCAATATATTATCT GCATGAGAAATCAACAAGGTTGGACTACTCAAATAAAAATGAGCATGACCACAGCTTGCACACTCAATGGAAT TATGGAAAGGTGCACCATTTTGACCCTCAAGAAGATATCCTCATAGAAGATGAACTGAAAACATCCATCCACATTTCAGAActtgaagaatatgtaaaaCCCACAAATGTCTTTAATCAAGCTACAGAGCTTAATGTTAAAACTAGAGAGCCCCTGAGGCATTCAAGTATTAAAAGACTCCAAGATGTGCTGAATGACTCTCAATCAGACTCACCAACTTCAGTGGAATCATGCTCTCATCATTCAGCTTATGACATTGAGTCAGAG GTCGTTGATGGAGGTGAGTGCTCAACCAGAACTGCAAGTGTAGATGCAGATTTTCCCGA GAGACTGCAGGGTTCTAGTTCCACATCAGACCAGGAGTGCAAAGCACTATCTTTTTCACGAGTCTGTCAGGATCCCATCCCTAACAAAGTCATTCAAGTAAATAATTCTATGACTCTTtcaaggagatttacaaattCCATCAATGGTTTACTAACAGTTTCAGAACATAGAGATAAAAGATCAAAGACCCTTCAGAATTCATATCTACAAAAGGAGTGTGCATCTCAGCGGAACTATAGGATCAACCAAAGGGATCGCCAAAGAACTGTTGCAAGGAAAAAACATAGTTCTCATAGCCAGGAAAGCTCTATTGAACTTCACCTACAGTCCACAAAAAGTTCAAAAAGTGAACTACTGAGTATTACTGAAAAAGCAATTTCAAAACTATTTCACTGGGAAGGATTGGGGAATTGGGATGAAGATTATGCTGTAGAAGTTACAACAATATATCAAATACTATGCAacaaaaaaggagaaaaatgtGTTGTCTTGAAAGACATGATATTGGATCAACTGCTCATAGGCATTTCAGCTTCTAAGGAGGAGAAAGTGATAAAGGTCTCAGTGTCTATACTAACTACTATTGTTGCAGCTAATAAGTCAGTTATTGAGGACATCAAGAAGAAAGGTCTGCAGTTATCAGATTTGGCAAGTGCTCTAAAAAGAAATGTTCATGAGGCAGCAATACTGGTTTATCTAATGAATCCATCTCCTACTGAAATTAAGACTTTAGAACTTTTACCTGCATTGTTGGGGGTCGTGTGCTCTCCAAAAAGTTATAAGGGTAGGCCAGCATCACTGCCAACACCGCTGACAGCATCACTAATGATTATTGGAGTTTTAGTATCTTCATTTGACCATGCCACAAATAATGTGCACATGGCTGAGATCAGCTATCCCAAAGTTCTTCATGGGCTCCTCGATGTTGCAAGAGAGAGTAACATTGAAGAATTGATCTCCTGGGCCACTATTCTTGTCAAATGCATACAGTATGACGGTAACTGCAGAAGATATATATCAGGATTAGCTCCAATGGCTCCATTTTCTCGTCTACTAGAATGTAAGATGAAGCATGCCAGGTGCATAGCGCTGGAATTTTTTCATGAAGTTCTCTGCACTCCAAG GTCATCAGCTACTGCATTGTTGCAGAGGCTGCAAAAAGAAGGAAGCACAAACATTATGAACTCTCTCATGCTTTGTGTCCAACAATTGCAACCTGAATACCAGCTTTTGGCAGCAAATCTGCTGCTTCAGTTAGATACACTA CAGGATAACTCCTACTGTAAGAGTGCATTCAGAGAAGAAGCTATGCAGGTTCTTCTCAACTTAGTCGCATCTGAAGAAAGTTCCACCACACAGAACTTATCTGCGTTCATCTTATCAAATCTCGGTGGAACATATTCATGGGAAGGGGAACCATATACTGTAGCATGGTTGGTTAAAAAGGCAGGTGTGACTTCCTTGtatcaaaaaaatatgataaaAGGTATACATTGGCTGGATGATTGCTTAGAG GATGCTGGCACAGACTCATGGTGCAGCAAAATTGCCAGAAGCATCATTAACATTGGGAATCCTGTCTTTCATTCTTTAGTGAAGGGTCTTAAGAGCACAACAAGGAAGGTTTCTAGGGACTGTCTAATAGCCATAGCATGGcttgggtttgaaattgcaaaGAGTCCAGAAAGCATCAGATATTCAGCCTGTGAGATCTTACTTAGTGGAGTTGAGCAATTTTTGCATCCCGGAATGGAGCTAGAAGAACGAGTTCTAGCCTGTCTCTGCATATATAACTATGCTTCTGGAAAAG GGATGAAGAAACTAACACATTTCTCGGAAGGAGTGAGAGAATCACTAAGACGCTTATCACATGTAACCTGGATGGCAGAAGAGCTACATAAAGTAGCTGATTACGTTCTGCCAAACCGATCA CGAATATCTTGTGTTCATACCCAAATTCTTGAGGTTGGAGTCAATTTCAGTGGAGCAGTACGTGCCCTCATGTATTACAAAGGATTTCTTCATGGTGGCTACTCAGATGGTTCTGTGAAG GTCTGGAACATAAAAGGACAATCAGCCTCACTTGTATGGGACATGAAGGAGCACAAAAAGGCAGTCACATGTTTTTCACTTCTTGAATCCAAGGACAGCCTTTTGAGTGGATCACTGGACAAAACTATCAGG GTCTGGCAAGTGGTCCACAAAAAAATGGAGTGCACTGAGGTGATAGAAACCAAGGAACCAATTCGGCATCTGAATACATGTGGGGACATGATATTTGCATTAACGCGCAGCCATGGGATTAAG GTGTTTGATGCGTCAAGAAAGGCCAAAGATATTTGCACAAATAAAAAGGTGAAATGTATGGTGGTGATTCAGGGAAAGATTTATGCAGGATGCAAGGATTCAAGCATACAG GAGTTGTCTACAACAAGCAATCGAGCACAAGAGATCAAATCAGCAGCAAAATTTTGGAACCTGAGACGGAGACCCATAAATGCAGTTGTCACTTATAAAGATTGGCTTTACAGTGCAAGTTCAACCGTGGAAGGTTCAAACTTGAAG GAATGGAAAAGACACGGCACACCCCAAATGTCACTTAAAACCGGTAAAAGAGAAAAGGTGATGGCAGTGGGAATAACAGAAGACTTCATATACCTCAACTGCAGCTCATCGACAAACAGCATCCAG ATATGGCTAAGAGGGACACAACAGAAAGTGGGGAGAATTTCAGCAGGCAGCCGGATCACGAGTATCCTCACAGCCAATGACATTATCTTATGTGGTACCGAGGCCGGCCTAATCAAG GGATGGATCCCTCTGTAG